In Ipomoea triloba cultivar NCNSP0323 chromosome 7, ASM357664v1, a single genomic region encodes these proteins:
- the LOC116025397 gene encoding putative receptor-like protein kinase At3g47110, with protein sequence MRNEKTLSFFYYLLFCLIFSVSLIPNSFVSSTPHYSNETDRIALLHFKNHISDDPSGVILNSWNDSLHHCYWQGVICGHKHQRVVELSLPDKGLVGTISPQIGNLSFLRAIELGGNGFSGEIPGEISSLFRLRHLNLSINAFTGELAKVNLSNCSNLWFLDISINALQGNLPQDLAKLKKLKALLMGSNQLRGGIPAAFGNLSSLLILAMEENDLEGSVPQEIALGCRDLKIFSLGSNNLTGKLSSSFFNLTSMMKISVTDNSFEGTIPSYVGDTMPNLLVFDFAGNKFHGTIPVSFPNASKLQVLELSSNYFVGKVPHNIGQLKDFETLNLEYNFLGGNDLGFLTSLSNCSDLYSFSIESNRFETKLPNSIANLSSKLSFLTLGDNKFVGTIPVGIKNLASLIFLGLDNNLLSGIIPSEIGKLQKLQGLWLHQNQFLGKIPSTMYNLTSLAELDIHSNNLDGKIPSKVENFRNLYFLDLSNNKFNGTIPQEVFDLSSLSKSLDLSSNSFTGPLSPALGKLKTLNELHVSGNKLSGKIPQTIGDCLSLEYLDMHANLFEGKIPHSFVSLKSMRHLDISNNKLTGEIPRELQKLPLLQYLNLSFNDLEGEVPTVGVFAVATNVSLLGNKKLCGGIPALKLPPCPVKKTKHKKRSKLLIVIFTCICSALVFASLIALLALCWRKEKRMKLDKLSKVEKLSRISYNDLHRATKGFSETNLIGSGSFGSVYKGRFEQGGEQTIAVKVLDLLKNGASKSFLAECKVLRNIRHRNLVPILTCCSSCDSAGNDFKALVYEFMENGDLDTWLHTHSTNARTIVLSVLQRLNIAIDVASALHYLHDDCELTVVHCDLKPSNILLDKDLTAHVGDFGISRLYSCTFGDPIGEQTSTIGLKGSIGYVPPEYGIGAKASTFGDVYSFGILLLEMFTAKRPTDNLFNSGCSSLCEYVEMALPEHVIEIVDPLLSACLENSHGITPDVELENQGNLLEIEERKGHNFFLSIFKIGLACASRSPMDRMHMNEVSRELHKIKKAFFA encoded by the exons ATGAGGAATGAGAAAACCCTCTCATTCTTTTATTATCTTCTGTTTTGCTTAATATTCAGTGTTTCCCTTATTCCCAATTCCTTTGTATCATCAACGCCTCACTACTCAAATGAAACCGATAGAATTGcccttttacattttaaaaaccACATTTCTGATGATCCAAGTGGAGTAATTCTTAACTCCTGGAATGACTCTTTGCACCATTGTTATTGGCAAGGAGTTATTTGTGGCCACAAACACCAAAGAGTTGTGGAGCTGAGCCTTCCTGATAAGGGCTTAGTGGGAACCATATCTCCTCAGATTGGAAATCTCTCATTCCTCAGGGCAATTGAGCTTGGTGGGAATggattttccggcgaaattCCGGGGGAAATTAGTTCTTTGTTTCGACTAAGGCACCTTAATCTATCCATCAATGCATTTACAGGAGAATTAGCTAAGGTTAACCTTAGCAACTGCTCAAATCTTTGGTTTTTGGACATTTCTATAAATGCCCTTCAAGGGAATCTCCCACAAGACTTAGCCAAATTGAAGAAGCTTAAAGCACTTCTCATGGGTTCAAATCAATTGAGAGGTGGAATCCCTGCGGCTTTTGGGAACCTTTCATCGCTTCTAATATTGGCCATGGAAGAAAATGATTTGGAGGGAAGTGTTCCTCAGGAGATTGCATTGGGGTGTAGGGATTTGAAAATCTTTTCACTTGGTTCCAATAACCTAACTGGTAAActatcttcttctttctttaatttgactTCCATGATGAAGATTTCTGTGACTGATAACTCATTTGAAGGGACCATTCCAAGCTACGTAGGAGACACCATGCCAAACTTGCTTGTTTTTGATTTTGCTGGCAACAAATTTCATGGTACCATACCCGTTTCATTTCCCAATGCCTCTAAGCTACAAGTTCTTGAACTTTCAAGCAACTATTTTGTAGGTAAAGTTCCACACAACATTGGGCAGTTAAAAGATTTTGAGACTTTGAACCTTGAGTACAATTTTCTTGGTGGCAATGACTTGGGTTTTCTAACCTCTCTATCCAATTGTAGTGATTTATATTCCTTTTCAATTGAGAGTAATAGATTTGAAACTAAGCTGCCAAATAGCATAGCTAACCTCTCATCTAAACTCTCTTTTTTAACTCTCGGAGATAATAAGTTTGTTGGGACAATACCGGTAGGAATAAAAAATCTAGCTAGCTTGATCTTTTTGGGCCTAGATAATAACCTTTTATCAGGTATTATTCCTAGCGAGATAGGTAAGTTGCAAAAGCTACAAGGTTTGTGGTTACACCAAAATCAATTCTTGGGAAAAATACCATCTACCATGTATAACCTCACCTCTTTAGCTGAACTTGATATTCATAGCAACAATTTAGATGGCAAAATACCTTCAAAAGTGGAAAACTTTCGGAATTTGTATTTTttggatttgtcaaataacaAATTCAATGGCACCATTCCACAAGAAGTTTTCGATTTGTCATCTTTGTCTAAGTCCCTTGACTTGTCCAGTAATTCATTCACTGGCCCATTGTCTCCGGCCCTGGGAAAATTGAAAACACTGAATGAGTTACATGTTTCTGGAAACAAATTGTCGGGCAAAATTCCACAAACAATTGGAGATTGTTTGAGCCTCGAATATCTTGATATGCATGCTAATCTCTTTGAAGGAAAAATCCCACATTCTTTTGTTTCTCTAAAAAGTATGAGGCATTTGGATATCTCAAACAACAAGTTAACTGGAGAAATACCGAGAGAACTCCAAAAGCTCCCTCTATTGCAATATTTAAACCTTTCTTTCAATGATCTAGAGGGGGAGGTACCAACAGTTGGAGTATTTGCCGTGGCAACCAATGTATCATTGCTTGGAAACAAAAAACTCTGCGGTGGTATACCTGCGCTAAAGCTACCTCCATGTCCtgtgaagaaaacaaaacataagAAACGTTCGAAGCTTCTAATTGTTATCTTCACATGTATCTGCTCGGCTCTGGTTTTTGCGTCATTAATTGCTCTTCTAGCATTGTGTTGGAGGAAAGAAAAGAGGATGAAGCTTGATAAGCTATCAAAAGTTGAAAAGCTTTCCAGAATCTCTTACAATGATTTGCACCGAGCAACTAAAGGCTTCTCTGAGACAAATTTGATTGGTTCTGGAAGTTTTGGCTCTGTTTACAAAGGAAGATTTGAGCAAGGTGGAGAACAAACAATTGCGGTAAAGGTACTTGACCTACTAAAAAATGGAGCTTCAAAGAGCTTTCTTGCAGAATGTAAAGTGCTGAGGAACATACGCCACCGGAATCTTGTTCCTATTTTGACATGCTGCTCGAGTTGTGATTCTGCTGGTAATGACTTCAAAGCTCTAGTTTATGAATTTATGGAAAATGGGGATCTGGATACGTGGTTGCATACACATTCAACTAATGCAAGGACGATTGTTCTAAGTGTTCTTCAAAGGTTAAACATTGCAATTGATGTAGCTTCTGCGTTGCATTATCTCCATGATGATTGTGAGCTAACAGTTGTTCATTGTGATCTAAAGCCAAGTAACATTCTGCTTGACAAAGATTTAACTGCTCATGTGGGTGACTTTGGGATATCAAGGCTTTATTCATGTACATTTGGAGATCCAATTGGTGAACAAACTAGTACCATTGGATTAAAGGGCTCAATTGGTTATGTTCCACCAG AGTACGGGATAGGAGCAAAAGCATCCACTTTTGGAGATGTGTATAGCTTTGGAATCCTTTTGTTGGAAATGTTCACAGCTAAAAGACCCACGGATAATTTATTCAACAGTGGATGTAGCAGCCTTTGTGAGTATGTAGAGATGGCTTTGCCTGAGCATGTGATAGAGATAGTAGACCCATTGCTTTCAGCATGCCTAGAAAATAGTCATGGAATAACACCAGATGTAGAGTTGGAGAATCAGGGCAATTTGCtagaaattgaagagagaaAGGGGCATAACTTCTTCCTCTCCATCTTCAAAATTGGGCTCGCTTGTGCTTCAAGATCACCAATGGATCGCATGCATATGAATGAAGTGAGCAGAGAATTGCACAAGATTAAAAAGGCCTTCTTTGCATAA